From Rhodamnia argentea isolate NSW1041297 chromosome 10, ASM2092103v1, whole genome shotgun sequence, a single genomic window includes:
- the LOC115726674 gene encoding 40S ribosomal protein S5 has protein sequence MAVAAAPMEIQPVSDVKLFNRWSFDDVQVNDLSLNDYIAVQPAKHATYVPHTAGRYSVKRFRKAQCPIVERLTNSLMMHGRNNGKKLMAVRIVKHAMEIIHLLTDQNPIQVIVDAVINSGPREDATRIGSAGVVRRQAVDISPLRRVNQAIYLLTTGARESAFRNIKTIAECLADELINAAKGSSNSYAIKKKDEIERVAKANR, from the exons ATGGCGGTCGCAGCTGCTCCAATGGAGATCCAGCCCGTCTCCGACGTGAAGCTTTTCAATCGATGGTCTTTCGATGACGTCCAG GTGAATGACCTCTCATTGAATGATTACATTGCTGTCCAACCTGCGAAGCACGCCACATATGTTCCCCACACTGCTGGCAGGTACTCAGTCAAGCGCTTCAGGAAAGCTCAATGTCCAATTGTGGAGAGGCTCACAAACTCCCTGATGATGCACGGGAGGAACAATGGAAAGAAATTGATGGCTGTCAGAATTGTGAAACATGCCATGGAAATCATTCACCTGCTCACAGATCAAAACCCAATCCAAGTTATTGTTGATGCTGTCATCAACAG TGGTCCCCGGGAAGATGCTACTCGTATTGGGTCAGCTGGTGTTGTGAGGCGTCAGGCTGTTGATATCTCCCCTTTGCGACGTGTGAATCAGGCAATCTATCTGCTGACTACTGGTGCTAGGGAGTCGGCTTTCAGGAACATCAAGACAATTGCCGAGTGTCTGGCTGATGAACTTATTAATGCTGCTAAGGGTTCATCCAATAG TTATGccatcaagaagaaagatgagatagagagagttgCCAAAGCCAATCGTTGA